In Trichoderma atroviride chromosome 2, complete sequence, one DNA window encodes the following:
- a CDS encoding uncharacterized protein (EggNog:ENOG41) produces MIHLAKIMILHKDCFHHSRRGAESRDGIGIFGNKTSPTLDEANSYSNSVWSRYLLAAENVVGIVRNASIDHIRYRHPLLVNTFWIVAAIQLVQGAFAKTNCEKVLAQSNFELLCLTLIQHEQYWSTSPVLLQNLKKLQRSLDNMRRYVVSQPTLTFQPSAARHSVEEEPTPNAHAVYSLNNDSSSLCTTLEESGQSNTTDSIQQDSIIAHEGNFSFDITGKANDASFDDLLHPDFKIDLPMDAIFSEIWHSSQLDDLFGSGDILEPRMHSENML; encoded by the exons ATGATCCATCTTGCTAAGATAATGATCCTTCACAAAGATTGCTTTCATCACAGCCGCCGGGGTGCTGAGAGCAGGGATGGCATCGGCATATTCGGCAACAAAACCTCTCCAACACTAGACGAAGCCAACTCATATTCTAACTCGGTATGGTCGAGATATCTTCTCGCTGCAGAAAATGTGGTTGGCATCGTCCGCAATGCATCGATAGATCACATTCGCTATAGACACCCTCTTTTAGTAAACACATTTTGGATTGTGGCTGCGATACAGCTTGTGCAGGGAGCATTTGCGAAAACAAATTGTGAGAAAGTCTTGGCGCAATCCAACTTTGAGTTGCTGTGTTTGACATTGATCCAACACGAGCAATACTGGAGTACCTCACCTGTACTGTTACAGAACTTGAAAAAACTACAAAGAAGTCTTGACAACATGAGACGGTATGTTGTCTCGCAGCCGACTCTCACTTTTCAGCCTAGTGCAGCCCGCCACTCAGTGGAAGAGGAGCCCACCCCAAATGCC CATGCGGTTTATAGCTTGAACAACGATAGCTCTTCATTGTGTACAACTTTGGAAGAAAGTGGGCAGAGCAATACAACAGATTCCATTCAACAGGACAGTATCATCGCGCATGAAGGGAATTTCTCCTTCGACATCACTGGCAAGGCTAATGATGCGAGCTTtgatgatcttcttcatcctgATTTTAAAATTGATTTGCCAATGGATGCCATTTTCTCCGAAATATGGCATAGCTCACAGTTGGATGATTTGTTTGGCAGTGGAGATATTCTAGAACCACGTATGCATTCTGAGAACATGTTATAG
- a CDS encoding uncharacterized protein (EggNog:ENOG41~MEROPS:MER0002007), which produces MTVADIIHCFAPDLAPFDLLYKDIHQYPELSCFEARTSSVIADYLRHLSLDIHVHDTIGGYGVVGILNNGPGKVVILRAELDALPIEEQTGVPYSSKKHMADRWGREKPVMHACGHDMHMACLMAAAKLLVSARAEWSGTLVLLFQPNEEHTGGAQAMVDDGLYDKIPTPDVVMAQHLLPIHSGAVSLRAGPVLVSADTVCIRIFASEGHTANPQVTVDIIGVASKIILRFQDLERDLHEKGYVSIFPEQIHAGQPGLPWIEHADIVLDVKTYDPDLRVELLDGIKDIVNEEATLSGAKKKPEITSSIRAPSTSNNQQLTEKVGAVFKEFFGVDNVLEDVPSHPCEDFSILASAVKAPYLFWFLGRVEPGQLDRAHQTDRFLDEIPIEHSPVNAPLIHPTLETGMNALSIAALCFLSNCNASLGESKGSDI; this is translated from the coding sequence ATGACCGTTGCAGATATTATACACTGCTTTGCGCCGGACCTAGCTCCGTTCGACTTGCTGTATAAAGATATTCATCAATACCCTGAACTATCCTGCTTCGAAGCCAGAACATCCTCCGTTATCGCAGATTATCTGCGTCATCTCAGCCTGGATATCCACGTTCACGATACCATTGGCGGATACGGTGTCGTTGGCATCCTAAACAATGGCCCGGGAAAAGTTGTGATATTGAGAGCGGAGCTCGATGCCTTACCCATAGAAGAGCAAACAGGAGTTCCCTATTCGAGCAAAAAGCATATGGCGGATAGGTGGGGTCGAGAGAAGCCTGTAATGCATGCGTGCGGACACGATATGCACATGGCATGTCTTATGGCAGCTGCTAAATTACTTGTCAGCGCACGAGCTGAGTGGTCGGGGACCCTTGTTCTGTTGTTTCAGCCCAACGAAGAACACACCGGTGGGGCCCAGGCCATGGTTGATGACGGTCTCTATGACAAGATTCCTACCCCCGACGTTGTCATGGCGCAGCATTTACTACCAATCCACAGCGGCGCAGTCAGTCTCAGAGCCGGGCCTGTGCTTGTATCAGCTGACACAGTTTGTATCCGGATTTTTGCCAGCGAGGGACACACTGCCAACCCTCAAGTGACTGTTGATATTATCGGCGTGGCCAGCAAGATAATACTTCGTTTTCAGGACCTTGAACGTGACCTTCACGAAAAGGGCTACGTATCGATTTTTCCGGAACAAATTCATGCTGGGCAGCCTGGCCTGCCATGGATTGAGCATGCTGATATTGTGCTGGATGTCAAGACATACGACCCCGATTTGCGAGTTGAATTGCTAGATGGCATCAAGGATATTGTGAACGAGGAAGCCACGCTGTCCGGagccaagaaaaagccaGAAATTACATCAAGTATCCGAGCTCCTTCGACGAGTAACAATCAGCAATTGACAGAGAAAGTTGGCGCTGTATTCAAGGAATTCTTCGGGGTGGATAATGTGCTAGAAGATGTGCCTAGTCATCCTTGCGAAGATTTCTCGATTCTAGCCAGTGCAGTCAAAGCCCCATATCTTTTTTGGTTCCTTGGGCGTGTAGAACCTGGCCAACTTGACAGAGCGCATCAGACAGATCGCTTCCTTGACGAGATTCCCATCGAACATTCCCCTGTTAACGCACCACTGATCCATCCTACATTGGAGACCGGCATGAACGCATTGTCAATTGCCGCCCTTTGCTTCTTGAGTAATTGTAATGCTAGCTTGGGAGAATCCAAAGGGTCTGATATCTAG
- a CDS encoding uncharacterized protein (EggNog:ENOG41), which produces MDLQTIWTSAKVDGPILQRLDLFPSTTSAPVYGRESPNMDVIIVPDFELRKKKQNQMASLLEVLRTTVPRARVFQFSQIFRRQTESVWHSIVEAGDELVKALEDTLDYVTTIRPLLFVSYGLGGLVLKKALHTIELKDTPTSTMIRLAQQGIVFLGVPQLTEHRRDLWSNLNTILEVYGRFNNSYLGSKQDFLPLMADVSMKFWGLGSRSRILTVYESEPTKVRTFPPKKKLLLGIGLAVLNMRDETPFCSPTDFHGICQFSHGHGLYNEISRLIQICASIHIQAQPNSGTITMTVPNQIDIFGRSGYYWASTESYTESAIGEPTPSGSYDATAQDSGSSESWELVVAEKKIPKMPCYVRKAIDKNRNFVGRSDIIREIDQALLPNDSNRSSGPRSFSICGFGGLGKTQIATYYAFARESDFDAIFWVQADELMKLNKSFEDIAKALDLVEEGDQGNKAISRDKVLEWFCEPRKRAMRGAATQTDIDPALAKWLIIYDNADDISIIREFWPISSCGSILVTSRDPTAKSDLADQGIDLPPMSSDECAALLQSLVGETPSATPSQAALSLANRIGNVPLAISQIATRIRCNAMTIEEFLNRHGNNSLLIELNKVQNLPPQEQYRHTLATVWGFENFSPKVQGLIHTMVFMDPDNIAEFILQQDSMDMGNIPYPQPGDEYQRVWEEFYRTSLVQRKKETKSLSWHREVQEVAKNRMTDDQQQKYYEHTIDILSRAWPYADDPFTRENFKQSACDDILSHIQSIFRVYKSPLTNFYISTPSARKLVKLLQEAGWYLVQSAQYDPVLPMFDLALSISQSYGDAMKDLFADTTFSLARYGEETNMNPHKVFEYCDIYHRLSKESNDGSRARVQNLSTSHTSLAQAYLLLDNYDKAAEHCKKCIAIEDDFPDHKSGAWMSQFAHIYLAWAEHGMGNYTKAITLASKVIEFRMHTFGPDDTESIKLGLALHCLGNARQSLGLHRESQEAYRKALVNFRACLGPNSFRVGQMKLKLAEQLGHHKGFGQLAESFFNQAIRIFSATSYYSPELARALYKKYQFLVSLNTGSPNVTTPGPEDLIYKEAAETYHRLCPQADKTTPLNGPDFDSLVRFWSR; this is translated from the exons ATGGACTTACAAACGATATGGACCAGTGCTAAGGTAGATGGGCCAATCCTTCAGCGACTAGACCTCTTCCCTAGTACGACTTCTGCCCCAGTATATGGTAGAGAATCGCCAAACATGGA TGTAATCATCGTTCCCGATTTCGAgttaaggaaaaaaaagcaaaaccaGATGGCGTCGTTGCTTGAAGTTTTGCGCACTACTGTGCCTCGTGCGCGTGTGTTTCAGTTTTCCCAAATTTTTAGGCGTCAGACAGAGTCAGTTTGGCATTCCATTGTCGAGGCCGGCGACGAGCTAGTCAAGGCCTTGGAGGACACTTTGGATTATGTG ACAACAATCCGCCCCTTATTGTTTGTTTCATATGGGCTGGGTGGGCTCGTATTAAAAAAG GCGCTCCATACGATCGAGTTAAAGGACACTCCAACATCCACGATGATCCGTTTAGCGCAGCAAGGGATTGTGTTTCTGGGTGTACCTCAATTAACAGAACACCGCCGAGATTTATGGTCCAACTTAAATACCATTTTAGAGGTTTATGGACGGTTCAACAATTCGTATCTGGGCTCAAAACAGGACTTTCTTCCTCTAATGGCCGACGTATCAATGAAATTCTGGGGATTAGGTTCTAGAAGCAGGATCCTAACCGTGTATGAAAGCGAACCGACAAAGGTCAGAACCTTTCCACCTAAAAAGAAATTG TTGTTAGGAATCGGTTTGGCCGTGCTCAACATGAGAGACGAAACCCCATTCTGCTCGCCAACAGACTTCCATGGGATATGCCAATTCTCTCACGGTCATGGTTTATATAATGAGATTTCAAGGTTAATACAGATATGTGCTTCTATTCACATCCAAGCGCAGCCCAATTCTGGTACAATCACAATGACAG TGCCAAACCAAATAGATATATTTGGTCGCTCGGGCTATTATTGGGCTAGCACAGAGTCATATACGGAGTCGGCAATTGGAG AACCTACTCCATCTGGATCATATGATGCGACTGCTCAGGATTCAGGATCTTCCGAAAGTTGGGAACTCGTGGttgctgagaagaaaattCCTAAAATGCCGTGCTATGTTCGGAAGGCCATTGACAAAAACCGCAATTTTGTGGGTCGATCAGACATCATTAGGGAGATTGATCAAGCGTTACTTCCTAATGACTCTAATCGTTCTTCTGGACCTCGTTCTTTTTCGATTTGCggctttggcggcctcgGTAAAACCCAGATCGCCACATACTATGCTTTTGCGCGGGAATCAGACTTTGACGCGATATTTTGGGTTCAGGCTGATGAACTGATGAAGCTAAACAAGAGCTTTGAGGATATTGCCAAAGCTCTTGATCTCGTCGAAGAAGGCGACCAAGGAAACAAAGCTATCAGTCGAGACAAAGTCCTGGAATGGTTTTGCGAGCCACGGAAAAGAGCAATGCGGGGAGCGGCAACACAAACCGATATCGATCCCGCATTGGCAAAGTGGCTCATTATATATGATAACGCTGATGATATTAGCATTATACGAGAATTTTGGCCTATTAGCTCCTGCGGCTCTATTCTTGTAACGTCTCGAGATCCCACAGCCAAATCGGACTTGGCAGATCAGGGAATTGATCTTCCGCCAATGTCAAGTGATGAGTGTGCGGCACTTTTACAGAGCCTGGTGGGTGAGACTCCGAGCGCAACACCTTCTCAAGCCGCTCTGTCCCTGGCAAATAGGATTGGGAATGTTCCTTTGGCTATCTCACAAATTGCGACCAGGATTCGTTGTAACGCAATGACTATCGAAGAATTTCTCAATCGACATGGCAACAACTCACTTTTAATAGAGCTCAACAAAGTACAAAACCTCCCACCCCAGGAGCAATACAGACATACTCTGGCTACTGTCTGGGGTTTCGAGAATTTTAGCCCGAAGGTACAGGGCTTGATTCATACAATGGTTTTCATGGATCCTGATAATATAGCCGAATTTATTCTACAGCAAGACTCTATGGATATGGGTAATATCCCGTACCCTCAGCCTGGAGACGAGTATCAAAGGGTATGGGAGGAGTTTTATAGGACGTCACTTgtccaaagaaagaaggaaaccAAATCTTTGAGTTGGCATCGAGAGGTTCAGGAGGTTGCAAAGAATAGAATGACTGATGATCAACAGCAGAAGTATTACGAACACACTATAGACATTCTATCTCGCGCCTGGCCTTACGCGGATGACCCATTCACCCGGGAAAACTTCAAGCAAAGTGCATGCGACGACATCTTATCGCACATTCAGAGCATTTTTAGGGTTTACAAATCGCCACTCACCAACTTTTACATATCTACTCCAAGTGCTAGAAAGCTCGTAAAGCTACTGCAGGAAGCTGGGTG GTATCTAGTGCAGAGTGCGCAATACGATCCGGTGCTACCAATGTTTGATCTTGCCCTGTCAATTTCTCAATCGTACGGAGATGCCATGAAAGATCTTTTCGCGGATACAACTTTCTCTCTCGCACGTTATGGCGAGGAAACCAATATGAATCCTCACAAAGTGTTCGAATATTGTGATATATACCATCGCTTGAGCAAAGAGTCAAACGATGGTTCAAGAGCGCGTGTTCAAAATCTTTCCACGTCTCATACCAGCTTGGCTCAAGCCTATCTTCTTTTAGACAATTATGATAAGGCTGCTGAGCATTGTAAAAAATGCATTGCTATAGAAGATGATTTTCCCGACCACAAGTCTGGTGCGTGGATGTCTCAGTTCGCACACATCTATCTGGCTTGGGCCGAGCATGGCATGGGAAACTATACGAAGGCTATTACACTTGCAAGCAAGGTGATTGAGTTCAGGATGCACACATTTGGGCCAGACGATACAGAGTCTATCAA gcTGGGATTGGCACTTCATTGCCTTGGAAATGCACGGCAAAGTCTAGGGCTTCATCGAGAAAGCCAAGAGGCGTATAGAAAAGCGCTGGTAAATTTCAGGGCCTGTCTTGGCCCGAACTCTTTTCGTGTTGGACAAATGAAATTGAAGCTGGCAGAGCAGCTTGGTCATCACAAAGGATTTGGACAACTGGCAGA AAGCTTCTTTAATCAAGCCATCAGGATTTTTTCGGCAACGTCATACTATAGTCCAGAGCTAGCGAGAGCTTTGTATAAGAAGTACCAATTTCTTGTATCTCTAAACACAGGATCTCCGAATGTTACTACACCAGGCCCTGAAGATCTGATTTATaaagaggcagcagagactTACCATAGGCTTTGTCCCCAAGCTGACAAGACAACACCCCTAAACGGGCCGGATTTCGATTCGCTTGTAAGATTTTGGTCACGATGA
- a CDS encoding uncharacterized protein (EggNog:ENOG41), whose amino-acid sequence MNSSHDPNHALRNQAGAYSEAVKAFSERSQDDHLLCGIHYRDLALLLHPSSFPNLPSDPTPIIAEQTTTAGYVTVIDLQKVTLPDKQQSEVSSRRELSTPKEFLDGPQINADRSQLIFLNGYPSSEWVTTLGGTFRIDPEFWRRSQSFLHHQKYHDLPPLPSFSQRTFHLRVSTIFNRDVPITRERVDSLRVDGWEEIWSHHANLERRRAVGESIRRQLHVYSESIYSIEQYISCTLVTKSGGWAAVIWLDIGKSIADCFPDCCTPIIQPTAKAALHFSNQSVSHGQTSSRAIFLDPHYATQSTTQSSRHLSSQYGRSLKVALMRASPLYALGDIFRHSACSSNQMVNMLKGRVEDALRASYLDRHEGLSLRDLRFIKNVLDEHSAYLEEIVCLLESGVSAWLSPQPSNNLSQHASQSMNMESSATNNKKGIGNKKPSGAIDATQKELLEDYRCLLRRSQRLAARCKDGTDIIINGAALRESQRGIEQAEEVKLLTKLVFLFAPLSTLKERSEAFGHIAILVIMVKELVRLFG is encoded by the exons ATGAACAGCAGTCACGATCCTAATCACGCGCTACGGAACCAGGCGGGTGCGTACTCAGAGGCTGTGAAAGCCTTTTCTGAGCGCTCACAGGATGATCACCTACTGTGCGGCATTCATTACCGTGATCTTGCTCTCTTGTTACACCCTTCATCGTTCCCAAATTTGCCATCCGATCCCACTCCAATAATAGCAGAACAAACAACCACAGCTGGCTATGTTACTGTTATCGACCTTCAGAAGGTAACATTACCTGATAAGCAACAATCGGAGGTCTCCAGCAGACGCGAGCTTTCCACCCCGAAAGAATTTTTGGACGGGCCACAAATCAATGCCGATCGATCACAGCTCATTTTCCTCAATGGCTACCCTTCGAGCGAATGGGTCACGACCCTAGGGGGCACATTCCGCATAGATCCTGAGTTCTGGCGGCGAAGCCAAAGCTTCCTGCATCATCAAAAATACCACGACCTTCCACCACTGCCCAGCTTCAGTCAGCGCACATTCCACTTGCGGGTCAGTACCATCTTTAATCGAGATGTCCCTATCACCCGAGAGCGCGTTGATAGTCTACGCGTGGATGGTTGGGAGGAAATCTGGAGCCATCATGCCAATCTCGAGCGCCGGAGGGCGGTGGGAGAATCAATCAGGAGACAGCTCCACGTATATAGTGAGAGCATATATTCTATTGAGCAGTACATATCTTGTACCCTAGTTACAAAGAGTGGCGGATGGGCTG CTGTAATATGGCTTGACATTGGGAAGTCAATCGCGGATTGCTTTCCGGACTGTTGTACGCCTATCATCCAGCCTACGGCCAAAGCTGCATTACACTTTTCTAATCAAAGCGTCAGTCATGGTCAAACTAGCAGCAGGGCAATATTTCTAGATCCCCATTATGCAACACAGAGCACTACTCAGAGCTCACGGCATCTCTCTTCACAGTATGGTCGAAGCCTAAAAGTAGCTCTCATGCGCGCCTCACCATTGTATGCTCTGGGCGATATATTCCGTCATAGCGCCTGCAGCTCCAACCAAATGGTGAATATGCTCAAGGGTCGTGTCGAAGATGCGCTCCGCGCATCATACCTTGATCGGCACGAAGGGTTGTCTCTAAGAGACTTGCGGTTCATAAAGAACGTACTCGATGAGCATTCAGCGTATCTAGAGGAGATTGTGTGTCTTCTTGAAAGTGGTGTTTCTGCATGGCTTAGCCCTCAACCATCTAACAACCTGTCCCAGCATGCGAGTCAAAGCATGAACATGGAAAGCAGTGCCACGAATAACAAAAAGGGTATAGGAAATAAGAAGCCGAGTGGTGCAATTGACGCCACGCAGAAAGAACTACTGGAGGACTACCGCTGCCTGCTGCGTCGTTCCCAGAGGCTAGCGGCTCGATGCAAAGATGGAACAGACATCATCATAAACGGCGCCGCGCTTCGCGAGTCACAAAGGGGAATCGAACAAGCTGAGGAGGTTAAGTTACTGACCAAACTagtcttcctcttcgccccGCTATC CACTCTCAAGGAGCGGTCGGAGGCATTTGGACACATTGCAATCCTTGTTATCATGGTAAAAGAACTTGTGCGGTTATTCGGTTAA
- a CDS encoding uncharacterized protein (EggNog:ENOG41) produces MRCGFPSSSMRPSTLAAQRLALLVNFLTFPSRLLNRKDFHSTLLTMPRTVLLIGANRGIGLNLARALAARNWNVIASVRPQTMEIRDPSMEDIEAVASSILEIDLANQSTVASAAEKFGNQPLDVLINVAGLGPGPQMWYEHTSEILSEKFAVNTVGAFLTSKFFYPNLKMAKGSIINISSNKGSISENDGEDLAYRLSKVALNMLTVTMAREFEENGDNIAVVAVNPGYVATRLTDYRSRDNMEECIAGIIEIVEGLDMAKTGTFFNWNGETIPW; encoded by the exons ATGCGGTGtggctttccatcttcgtcAATGAGACCATCAACCCTGGCGGCTCAACGTCTTGCTCTGCTGGTGAACTTTTTAACATTTCCCAGCCGCCTCCTCAACAGAAAGGATTTCCATAGTACTCTCCTAACAATGCCTCGTACGGTACTTTTGATAG GTGCAAATCGGGGAATTGGCCTCAATCTAGCACGCGCTTTGGCAGCTCGAAATTGGAACGTCATCGCTTCAGTACGGCCTCAGACAATGGAAATAAGGGATCCATCGATGGAAGAC ATCGAGGCAGTTGCTTCGAGCATTCTCGAAATCGACCTTGCCAACCAGAGCACGGTGGCGAGCGCTGCTGAAAAATTTGGCAATCAGCCCTTGGACGTGCTCATCAATGTTGCGG GACTTGGGCCTGGGCCCCAAATGTGGTATGAACACACCTCTGAGATTCTATCAGAGAAGTTTGCTGTGAACACTGTG GGGGCTTTCTTGACCTCGAAGTTCTTTTACCCAAATTTAAAAATGGCCAAAGGATCTATCATCAATATCTCCTCTAACAAGGGCTCTATATCAG AGAATGACGGCGAGGATCTCGCGTACCGGTTGTCAAAAGTAGCCCTTAATATGCTGACTGTCACTATGGCTAGGGAATTCGAGGAGAATGGCGACAATATTGCCGTGGTAGCTGTTAATCCAGGCTATGTTGCAACGAGACTGACTGACTATCGGTCAAGGGATAACATGGAAGAATGCATTGCTGGAATTATCGAGATAGTCGAAGGTCTTGACATGGCTAAAACGggtactttttttaattggAACGGTGAGACGATTCCTTGGTAA
- a CDS encoding uncharacterized protein (EggNog:ENOG41~TransMembrane:11 (i16-35o78-100i112-134o146-166i178-200o206-229i289-310o330-350i362-383o418-444i456-478o)) yields the protein MNYFAMPSHSERKYRTLLIGFILTYMYFFTNQFLAAPTVAVIEYSVCGRYYNEHPNHTADVSHNQGLLCKVEPVKNQVIFLLGWFYSIDCLPGICTALLWGHLAGRIGKRAVLAISCLGRVISILGLLIFAVQYDRFPSACLLFSPLGNLLGGGSYVFQSVILSIVSEVTETADRTRLFYFLALVMDIANITAPPVTSWALRRNLWLPFGLSIVLYGLLFATIWTIPVLNEMPTPSSVRTTEENEPLLNGQNRLTESPTESDIPTYNKHISSWTHTCQSLLGITTNRNILILMLCSFLKRVGFYSETFFLQYASERFNLTYGETATFTSAQSLGALLTIGAVLPLCSRLLQNHLRSSQMVDLVLVRANLGILVVAYCSIRWAWSIPLFIIELFFCGMGEGVEPSLQGVMSSLVDPSQFAILFTSTAFLESVGKMISSPFMAFLLRIGRNDDGRVTGLPFFIAGIFFLLCLIVSILVNIEKPHNEVLSTTSGSPEDEGR from the exons ATGAATTATTTCGCAATGCCGTCTCATAGCGAACGAAAATATCGAACTTTGTTAATTGGTTTTATTTTGACTTATATGTATTTCTTCACGAACCAATTTTTGGCTGCCCCCACTGTGGCAGTGATTGAATATTCTGTCTGCGGTCGTTATTATAACGAGCACCCCAACCATACAGCCGATGTGAGCCATAACCAAGGACTGCTTTGTAAAGTTGAACCGGTAAAAAATCAagtcatcttcttgctcgGCTGGTTTTACTCAATTGATTGTCTCCCAG GAATCTGTACGGCTCTTCTTTGGGGGCACCTGGCTGGACGGATTGGTAAGCGCGCTGTGCTTGCCATTTCATGTTTAGGTCGAGTCATTAGTATACTTGGACTGCTTATTTTTG CCGTCCAGTATGACCGGTTTCCATCGGCGtgtcttctcttttctccatTAGGAAATCTTCTCGGAGGCGGCTCTTACGTATTCCAGTCAGTGATACTTTCTATTGTCTCTGAGGTTACCGAAACAGCAGATAG GACAAGACTGTTTTATTTCTTGGCGCTGGTCATGGATATCGCTAATATAACTGCGCCACCCGTAACATCTTGGGCGCTTCGGAGAAACCTATGGCTTCCATTTGGTCTATCGATTGTCTTATAtggccttctttttgctaCAATATGGACCATACCAGTATTAAATGAAATGCCCACGCCATCGAGTGTTCGCACAACTGAAGAGAATGAACCTTTACTTAACGGACAGAACAGATTAACGGAGAGCCCAACCGAAAGTGATATACCCACCTACAATAAGCATATCAGCTCTTGGACACATACCTGTCAAAGTTTACTCGGTATTACTACAAATCGAAATATCCTCATCCTAATGCTTTGCAGCTTTCTGAAAAGAGTCGGATTCTATAGCGAgaccttcttcctccaatACGCTTCGGAGAGATTCAATCTAACATATGGCGAGACTGCCACCTTCACTAGCGCCCAGTCATTGGGTGCGCTTCTTACAATCGGAGCCGTTCTTCCTCTATGCTCGCGGCTTCTCCAGAACCATCTAAGATCTTCGCAAATGGTAGATCTTGTTCTTGTAAGAGCAAATCTGGGCATACTGGTAGTGGCATATTGTTCTATTCGGTGGGCGTGGAGCATACCTCTGTTCATTATAG AACTGTTCTTCTGTGGAATGGGTGAAGGTGTAGAACCATCACTGCAAGGTGTCATGTCGTCTCTTGTCGACCCTTCACAGTTTGCAATATTGTTCACCAGTACGGCCTTCCTTGAGTCAGTCGGGAAGATGATCAGCAGTCCCTTTATGGCATTCCTGCTCCGCATCGGGCGAAATGATGATGGTCGAGTGACAGGACTGCCGTTTTTCATAGCGGGA attttctttcttctttgtttaaTTGTGTCAATTTTGGTTAATATAGAGAAACCGCACAACGAAGTATTATCAACAACATCAGGATCACCCGAAGATGAAGGAAGATAA